A window from Vibrio cortegadensis encodes these proteins:
- a CDS encoding P-loop NTPase family protein: MAISATHAEIEQLYLSAELEKCRSICITACHSGDGVTSVAAALTERYLLAGHKTLLVDLNLFNPAFLDLELSSTQDGEHWLEYSETHQLFVGLPAPKETSTQLAYKDPITLQRKVAQWLNEYERIVIDTSPLLQVNKGNIPAQSVASACDCTLLVMLTGVTSAHHLTKAKSLLSASSINLFGCVMNMQQHPSLAQEIVRQLNKFKLIPKSLRAKLESVIYHNNFLNLPL; encoded by the coding sequence ATGGCTATATCTGCTACTCATGCTGAGATTGAACAGCTCTATTTATCAGCTGAACTCGAAAAATGCCGCTCTATTTGCATAACAGCCTGTCATTCAGGTGACGGCGTAACATCAGTAGCAGCCGCATTAACAGAGCGCTACCTACTTGCCGGACACAAAACCTTACTTGTCGATCTCAATTTGTTTAACCCCGCTTTCTTGGATCTTGAGTTAAGTTCCACACAGGATGGAGAACATTGGCTAGAATATAGTGAGACTCATCAATTATTTGTAGGCTTACCTGCGCCAAAAGAGACGTCGACTCAACTTGCGTACAAAGATCCAATTACATTACAGAGAAAAGTGGCACAGTGGCTCAACGAATATGAGCGTATTGTTATTGATACTTCCCCACTACTACAGGTAAATAAAGGGAATATCCCGGCTCAAAGTGTTGCGAGTGCATGTGATTGCACTCTACTGGTTATGCTTACAGGTGTGACATCAGCACATCACTTAACTAAAGCGAAATCACTGCTCTCCGCGAGTTCAATTAACTTATTCGGGTGTGTTATGAACATGCAGCAACATCCATCGCTGGCTCAAGAGATAGTAAGACAACTCAATAAATTTAAGCTGATTCCCAAGTCATTAAGAGCGAAATTAGAATCGGTCATCTATCACAATAATTTTTTAAATTTACCACTTTAA